In Paenibacillus sp. FSL R7-0345, a single window of DNA contains:
- a CDS encoding helix-turn-helix domain-containing protein translates to MDINQYEQLVPDVFLFVDRRCFEGWSIGRNTIDFHDLTFIIGGRAVYSINGVNYTLEAGDMLYAPAGSIREAHTFREAPMHSFAFNFFWLGGSNEVQLPFETVTRNWRTKEVLDDIREFSHVWMAKQPLYRMKARAVFQQIIYRLLSIANHQQAPLIDPRIQKAAAYIMDHYADEITIGDLAAPAGLNPEYMGKLFKQNTGVALKEYINRVRVNNAEMLLSAGGFNVSEVAAHCGYRDAAYFSNVFKQIKGYPPSALLK, encoded by the coding sequence ATGGATATTAATCAGTATGAGCAGCTGGTGCCGGATGTTTTTCTGTTTGTTGACCGCAGATGCTTTGAAGGCTGGAGCATCGGCCGGAACACAATTGATTTTCATGATCTCACTTTTATTATAGGCGGCAGAGCAGTTTATTCGATCAACGGGGTGAATTACACCCTAGAAGCCGGTGATATGCTGTATGCTCCGGCTGGCAGTATCCGCGAGGCTCACACCTTCAGGGAAGCGCCGATGCACTCCTTCGCCTTCAACTTTTTCTGGCTGGGCGGGAGCAATGAAGTGCAGCTTCCTTTTGAGACGGTGACCCGTAACTGGCGGACCAAGGAGGTCTTGGACGATATCCGGGAATTCTCCCATGTCTGGATGGCCAAGCAGCCGCTCTACCGGATGAAGGCTAGAGCCGTCTTTCAGCAGATTATCTACAGGCTGCTGAGCATCGCTAACCATCAGCAGGCACCGCTCATTGATCCCCGGATTCAAAAAGCGGCCGCTTATATTATGGATCACTACGCAGATGAAATCACAATCGGCGACTTGGCCGCACCGGCCGGGCTGAATCCGGAATACATGGGCAAGCTGTTCAAGCAGAACACCGGAGTCGCTTTAAAGGAGTACATCAACCGGGTGCGGGTTAATAACGCCGAGATGCTGCTGTCAGCAGGCGGCTTCAATGTATCCGAAGTCGCAGCCCATTGCGGCTACCGGGACGCCGCCTATTTCAGCAATGTATTCAAGCAGATCAAGGGCTATCCTCCGTCAGCTCTGCTGAAGTGA
- a CDS encoding endospore germination permease, with the protein MTLEKDRISSAQMIVLGLFAFIGDMALVYPAVMASTAHQDAWITGLISLPLGIGTIFLMVSLANINPDKTIIELSRQVLGKWLGGAVGLYYLFFYLLAGSTYIREIEDFLCTQIYEGTPGGVIRIMAIFVLVYGLRLGLETLGRASQIFFPLFVFFLICLMVLLLPQIRLERLQPILNTPVSDMVHSVMFGVFYPFGEMCVFLMIYPYVQKSDKFNRDIFISIFAGAIALNIILILSLTVLGVYFSEHDFYAAYILARKINIANFLQRIEAIMATAWIISTYFKTVLFYYAFVLGAAQFLKLKSYRPLIFPTAFLLYGLSQLIAKNIIFYVKEIPAYWVDWNFTYAFVLPVIMLSVNKVRKRLSRGS; encoded by the coding sequence ATGACGCTTGAAAAAGACAGGATCAGCTCAGCTCAGATGATAGTACTTGGTCTGTTTGCTTTTATCGGGGATATGGCGCTGGTCTACCCTGCCGTTATGGCTTCCACCGCTCACCAGGATGCCTGGATCACCGGACTGATCAGTCTGCCGCTGGGGATCGGAACGATTTTCCTGATGGTATCCTTAGCCAATATCAATCCGGATAAAACGATTATTGAGCTCAGCCGGCAGGTTCTGGGCAAATGGCTTGGCGGAGCTGTCGGACTTTACTATCTGTTTTTTTATCTGCTGGCTGGCTCTACTTACATCCGAGAAATTGAAGATTTCCTTTGCACACAGATCTATGAGGGAACGCCGGGCGGAGTCATCAGAATTATGGCGATCTTTGTGCTGGTTTACGGACTGCGTCTGGGTCTGGAAACGCTCGGGAGGGCATCCCAAATTTTTTTCCCGCTGTTTGTCTTTTTCCTGATCTGCCTGATGGTCCTGCTGCTTCCGCAGATTCGTCTTGAGCGACTGCAGCCCATACTTAATACACCGGTTTCCGATATGGTTCATTCGGTAATGTTCGGTGTCTTTTACCCGTTCGGGGAGATGTGTGTATTTCTGATGATCTACCCCTATGTCCAAAAATCGGACAAATTTAACCGGGACATCTTCATCTCCATCTTTGCGGGAGCGATCGCCCTTAACATTATTCTGATTCTTTCACTCACTGTATTGGGCGTTTATTTCTCCGAGCATGACTTCTATGCGGCCTATATTCTGGCCCGGAAAATCAACATTGCAAACTTCCTGCAGCGGATCGAAGCTATTATGGCTACCGCCTGGATTATTAGTACCTACTTTAAAACCGTATTGTTTTATTATGCCTTTGTACTAGGGGCTGCCCAATTCTTAAAGCTGAAAAGCTACCGTCCGCTCATCTTTCCAACAGCCTTCCTGCTCTACGGGCTCTCACAGCTGATTGCCAAAAATATTATCTTCTATGTAAAAGAAATTCCAGCCTACTGGGTAGACTGGAATTTCACCTATGCCTTCGTCCTCCCGGTAATCATGCTTAGCGTCAATAAGGTGCGGAAACGCTTGTCCCGGGGGTCATGA
- a CDS encoding spore germination protein: protein MREKHEEALSSRLDDNHQQLRELLGSSTDLVSKELLLGEKTRIFIFYIDGLVDTGLLHNSILYSLQGNRVPDMLEGLNPDKTVELLRQRILMAGDLTVVNQRDQFVHDLMSGSVMLMVDGTANALRIGLPGWEDRAVSEPSSQTVVRGPMEGFTENLRTNTALLRRKIKDSHLWLETLQIGRVTQTSVSLMYLNNIANDELVQEVKRRLDKIDTDSILESGYIEEFIQDTAKTPFPTVYNSDRPDTIAAGILEGKVAILIDGTPFVLLAPTTFVSFFQSAEDYYQRADISTLLRFIRFLAFFLTLLAPAFYVAITTYHQEMIPTNLVISLAAQRENVPFPAFIEALLMELTYEILREAGVRIPKNIGQAISIVGTLVIGQAAVAAGFISAAMVIIVSITAISSFVIPEAGMSIAARIIRFALIGLAGFIGLYGVLCGVFVIVLHLASLRSFGIPYMSPLGPYRAADIKDSIFRFPWPYLRTRPKENLTKNFYRQGPAGQRKDKS from the coding sequence ATGAGAGAAAAGCACGAGGAGGCCTTATCCAGCCGCCTGGATGACAACCACCAGCAGCTTAGGGAGCTGCTTGGATCAAGCACGGATCTGGTAAGCAAAGAGCTGCTTCTTGGAGAGAAAACACGCATCTTTATATTTTATATAGACGGACTGGTGGATACAGGGCTGCTGCATAATTCGATTCTATACTCCCTACAGGGAAACAGGGTGCCGGATATGCTAGAGGGTCTTAATCCGGATAAGACTGTTGAGCTGCTGAGACAACGTATTCTGATGGCGGGCGATCTGACGGTCGTTAATCAACGGGATCAATTTGTCCATGATCTGATGTCCGGCAGTGTGATGCTGATGGTTGACGGCACCGCCAATGCGCTGCGGATCGGCCTTCCCGGCTGGGAGGACAGGGCAGTAAGTGAGCCGAGCTCACAAACGGTGGTACGGGGTCCGATGGAGGGCTTCACCGAGAACCTGCGGACCAACACGGCACTGCTCCGCCGCAAAATCAAAGACAGTCATTTGTGGCTGGAAACCCTGCAGATTGGCAGGGTAACGCAAACCAGCGTATCTCTCATGTATTTAAACAATATTGCCAATGACGAGCTGGTACAGGAGGTAAAGCGGCGTCTGGACAAAATTGACACCGATAGCATACTGGAGAGCGGGTATATAGAAGAATTTATCCAGGATACGGCGAAGACCCCTTTTCCTACAGTGTATAACAGTGACCGGCCGGATACGATCGCCGCGGGCATTCTTGAAGGGAAAGTCGCCATACTGATTGATGGAACACCTTTTGTGCTGCTCGCCCCGACGACGTTTGTCTCTTTTTTTCAATCGGCTGAGGATTATTACCAGCGGGCGGATATTTCGACCTTACTGCGGTTTATCCGGTTTCTGGCGTTTTTTCTGACCCTTCTGGCTCCGGCCTTTTACGTGGCGATTACAACCTACCATCAGGAGATGATTCCGACCAATCTGGTCATCAGCCTTGCCGCCCAGCGGGAGAATGTCCCGTTTCCGGCCTTTATTGAGGCGCTGCTGATGGAGCTGACTTATGAAATCCTGCGAGAGGCCGGGGTGAGAATTCCCAAAAATATCGGCCAGGCCATTTCGATTGTCGGAACGCTGGTAATCGGGCAGGCGGCGGTTGCAGCAGGCTTCATCTCTGCCGCAATGGTCATTATCGTATCCATAACTGCAATCTCAAGCTTTGTTATCCCGGAGGCCGGAATGTCCATTGCTGCACGGATTATCCGCTTTGCTCTGATCGGCCTGGCCGGATTTATCGGCTTATATGGCGTTCTGTGCGGGGTATTCGTGATTGTACTGCATTTAGCGAGCCTGCGTTCCTTCGGAATTCCGTATATGAGCCCTCTCGGTCCGTACCGGGCAGCGGATATAAAGGATTCCATCTTCCGGTTTCCATGGCCGTATCTCCGAACCAGGCCCAAAGAGAATTTAACCAAAAATTTCTACCGTCAGGGACCGGCGGGGCAAAGGAAGGATAAATCATGA
- a CDS encoding Ger(x)C family spore germination protein: protein MSRAVRRTVNALLPLLLMSMLLSGCWERKELNELAFVLALGIDKADDGFKITMQVVIPSAISSQSGGGVPVASYSFTASTIYEALRKFNMTVSRSAYMGHIRVLVIGEPLAREGVGPTLDVLKRSREPRMDFYVMVAKGGTAEEALNVLSALDKVPANKLFNALDKSYKISARTVAVTLDRFIEDLLYQGKNPVLTGVEVIGDPEAGGAKANTERTNPKTKLRYESVAVFKKDKMLGWLSDAEVAGYNYITNNVKKNTGHVKGNVDSFVVIEALSSTTRRKVRFIDGEPHIYLDIEAISNVEEVTGKERLDAEQDILELEKKAEELIIRRMKLSVEQINERFNVDIFGFGKSIYEANPKAWAKLQEQSGGNYLKSLPVHYKAKVIINRIGAIDNSFVDQIGE, encoded by the coding sequence ATGAGCCGGGCTGTCCGCAGAACCGTTAACGCGTTGCTTCCTTTGCTGCTGATGTCCATGCTGCTGAGCGGATGCTGGGAGAGGAAGGAGCTGAACGAGCTGGCATTTGTTCTAGCTCTGGGGATAGATAAGGCAGATGACGGATTCAAAATAACAATGCAGGTCGTGATTCCCTCAGCGATCTCCTCCCAGAGCGGCGGCGGAGTCCCTGTAGCTTCTTACAGCTTTACCGCATCAACCATATATGAAGCGCTGCGCAAATTTAATATGACCGTCTCACGCTCAGCCTATATGGGCCATATCCGGGTGCTGGTTATTGGGGAGCCGCTTGCCCGGGAAGGGGTTGGACCGACGCTGGATGTGCTTAAGCGAAGCCGGGAGCCGCGGATGGATTTCTACGTCATGGTGGCAAAAGGGGGGACCGCAGAGGAAGCGCTGAACGTCCTGAGTGCACTGGATAAGGTTCCGGCCAATAAACTGTTTAATGCCTTGGACAAGTCCTACAAAATTTCGGCCAGGACGGTTGCCGTTACATTGGACAGATTCATAGAAGATCTGCTCTATCAGGGTAAAAATCCCGTATTGACCGGGGTAGAGGTTATAGGTGATCCTGAAGCAGGCGGTGCTAAAGCCAATACGGAGCGTACCAATCCAAAAACCAAGTTGCGGTACGAGAGCGTTGCCGTATTTAAAAAGGACAAGATGCTTGGCTGGCTGAGTGACGCGGAGGTGGCCGGGTACAATTACATTACGAATAATGTGAAAAAGAATACGGGGCATGTTAAGGGGAATGTAGACAGTTTTGTTGTGATCGAAGCCCTAAGTTCCACAACCCGAAGGAAAGTCAGATTCATTGATGGAGAACCGCATATCTATCTAGATATTGAAGCCATTAGCAATGTCGAGGAGGTGACGGGCAAGGAACGGCTGGATGCGGAGCAGGATATTCTGGAGCTGGAAAAAAAGGCTGAGGAGCTGATCATCAGGAGGATGAAACTTTCTGTCGAACAAATTAATGAACGCTTCAACGTCGATATATTCGGCTTCGGAAAATCTATTTATGAGGCAAACCCCAAAGCCTGGGCGAAGCTGCAGGAGCAGAGCGGCGGTAACTACCTGAAGAGCCTTCCTGTTCATTACAAGGCTAAAGTCATCATTAACCGGATCGGGGCGATTGATAACTCGTTCGTAGATCAGATAGGGGAGTGA
- a CDS encoding ferredoxin translates to MFTFASVNQEECIACGACNSAAPDIFDLDDSGIASVIFAGDGNRGVTAIAEELQEELQDAIDSCPTQCIQRSDAPFA, encoded by the coding sequence ATGTTCACATTCGCCAGCGTTAATCAGGAGGAATGCATCGCATGCGGTGCCTGCAATTCGGCGGCTCCGGATATTTTTGATCTGGATGACAGCGGAATTGCTTCTGTTATTTTTGCAGGGGACGGCAACCGCGGAGTTACTGCCATTGCTGAGGAGCTGCAGGAGGAGCTGCAGGACGCAATAGACAGCTGTCCGACCCAGTGCATCCAGCGCTCGGATGCCCCTTTCGCCTGA
- the thiD gene encoding bifunctional hydroxymethylpyrimidine kinase/phosphomethylpyrimidine kinase, whose translation MSKIVKTLTIAGSDSSGGAGIQADLKTFEEYGTYGFSALTTIVTMDPDNGWHHNVYPVDAAIVAEQLKTVFAGGPVDAMKTGMLGSVEIVHVAEKAIKDNLQTNVVIDPVMVCKGEDEVLNPESANAIRDLLLPLATVATPNLFEAGVLSGLGKLTTLEDMKEAARLIHKLGTKNVVVKGGKALGGDLAIDVFFDGTDFTVLETAKIEPAYNHGAGCTFAAAITGGLANGLTVHEAVSKAKDFVTAAIRSGYAFNQYVGPVFHGGYRLEK comes from the coding sequence TTGTCAAAAATTGTTAAAACCCTAACTATAGCCGGTAGTGACTCCAGCGGTGGCGCAGGCATCCAGGCTGATCTCAAAACCTTTGAGGAATACGGTACTTACGGCTTCAGCGCATTAACTACTATCGTTACAATGGACCCGGATAACGGATGGCACCACAATGTGTACCCGGTGGATGCCGCTATTGTGGCCGAGCAGCTTAAAACCGTCTTTGCGGGCGGTCCTGTTGACGCTATGAAGACAGGTATGCTGGGCAGTGTCGAAATCGTCCATGTCGCTGAAAAAGCAATCAAGGACAACCTGCAGACAAATGTAGTTATAGACCCTGTTATGGTCTGCAAAGGCGAAGATGAAGTATTGAATCCGGAAAGCGCCAATGCGATCCGCGATCTGCTCCTGCCGCTGGCAACTGTAGCTACGCCTAACCTGTTCGAAGCAGGCGTACTGTCCGGACTGGGCAAGCTTACAACCCTTGAAGATATGAAAGAAGCAGCACGCCTGATCCACAAGCTGGGCACCAAAAATGTCGTTGTAAAAGGCGGCAAGGCGCTGGGCGGCGATCTGGCAATCGATGTTTTCTTTGACGGTACAGATTTCACTGTGCTCGAAACGGCAAAGATTGAGCCGGCATACAACCACGGCGCAGGCTGCACATTCGCTGCTGCTATCACCGGCGGTCTGGCTAACGGCCTGACTGTACATGAAGCAGTATCCAAGGCAAAAGACTTCGTCACTGCCGCTATCCGCAGCGGTTATGCCTTTAACCAGTATGTCGGCCCTGTATTCCACGGCGGCTACCGTCTGGAGAAATAG